A window from Peptococcaceae bacterium 1198_IL3148 encodes these proteins:
- a CDS encoding metal-dependent hydrolase, with protein MQITFLGHAGFLLENAGIKVVVDPFITGNPRAKVNVGDLKVDYVLITHGHNDHLGDAIQIAKQSEAVVISVFEIANYCARNGCCAHQMHIGGSHDFGNLRVKLTQALHGSSLGGNDGPAEYLGNPCGFIISLGGKTVYHAGDTGLFGDMNLIGSLHKIDVALLPIGDNFTMGIEDAVVAVKMLKPRVAIPMHYNTFPLINQNPETFKNQVEQSTSTKVTLLEPSQTLDI; from the coding sequence ATGCAAATAACCTTTTTAGGTCATGCAGGTTTTCTACTGGAAAATGCAGGGATTAAAGTGGTGGTTGATCCTTTTATCACAGGCAATCCTCGGGCTAAGGTTAACGTAGGGGATTTAAAGGTTGATTATGTATTGATAACCCATGGTCATAATGACCACTTAGGAGATGCCATTCAAATAGCCAAGCAGTCGGAGGCGGTGGTAATAAGCGTTTTTGAAATTGCCAACTACTGTGCCCGTAATGGTTGCTGCGCTCATCAAATGCACATTGGCGGTAGCCACGATTTTGGCAATCTAAGAGTAAAATTAACCCAGGCGCTACACGGCAGTTCGCTGGGGGGCAATGATGGTCCCGCAGAGTATTTGGGTAATCCTTGCGGGTTTATAATCTCGCTGGGTGGCAAGACCGTTTATCATGCTGGTGATACCGGTTTATTTGGCGACATGAATCTGATCGGCAGTTTACATAAAATTGATGTGGCCCTATTACCCATTGGCGATAACTTCACCATGGGTATCGAAGACGCAGTGGTGGCGGTGAAGATGTTGAAACCCCGTGTTGCCATACCAATGCATTATAATACTTTTCCTTTAATTAACCAAAATCCAGAAACGTTTAAAAATCAAGTGGAGCAAAGTACCAGCACCAAAGTAACGCTATTGGAACCCAGTCAAACCTTAGATATCTAA
- the larC gene encoding nickel pincer cofactor biosynthesis protein LarC has translation MKVAYLDCFAGIAGDMIIGALLDAGLSLELLQGELKKLNLAGWQLKVEKVKKNGISGTKFAVQAKEQHHHNHGNNHNHRHRNLHDIQQIINDSNLDQDIKNTALDIFSRLAQAEAKVHGTTVEEVHFHEVGAMDAIIDIVGAAVGFHLLGIEQVMASSLTTGSGFVQCSHGTIPIPAPATAELLKGVPCQHGDINQELVTPTGAAIITSICHCFGPMPEMISETVGYGAGDGDLSIPNLLRIHIGEIKKNR, from the coding sequence ATGAAAGTGGCCTATTTAGATTGCTTTGCTGGAATAGCTGGTGACATGATCATCGGTGCGTTATTAGATGCAGGTTTATCCCTTGAGTTGTTACAAGGGGAGTTGAAAAAATTAAACTTAGCCGGTTGGCAACTTAAAGTGGAAAAAGTTAAAAAGAATGGTATCAGTGGTACTAAATTTGCTGTTCAGGCAAAGGAACAGCACCATCACAATCACGGTAATAACCACAACCACCGGCACAGAAACCTTCATGACATTCAGCAAATTATTAACGATAGCAATCTGGATCAGGATATTAAAAATACCGCTTTAGATATATTTAGTCGTCTGGCCCAAGCTGAAGCTAAAGTGCACGGTACCACCGTCGAGGAGGTGCATTTTCACGAAGTGGGAGCAATGGATGCCATCATCGACATTGTCGGTGCTGCTGTGGGTTTTCACTTGCTTGGCATTGAGCAGGTAATGGCCTCTTCACTGACCACCGGTAGTGGATTTGTTCAATGTTCCCATGGGACTATTCCCATTCCCGCACCGGCAACGGCAGAGCTACTAAAGGGTGTGCCCTGCCAACATGGGGATATAAATCAAGAATTGGTTACACCAACGGGGGCGGCAATAATAACCTCAATTTGTCATTGTTTTGGACCAATGCCTGAAATGATTAGTGAAACAGTGGGATATGGTGCCGGGGACGGTGATTTATCAATTCCTAACTTGTTGCGAATACATATTGGAGAAATAAAAAAAAACCGCTAA
- the sucD gene encoding succinate--CoA ligase subunit alpha, whose translation MAIIINKDTKVLVQGITGRQGSFHTEQMIHYGTQIVAGVTPGKYGQSVNGVPVYDTVTAAVERHDVDATIIFIPAPGVKDAALEAMDVGLKTMVIITEHVPLHDELDIMAQAEKKQVTIIGPNTFGIISPGQSKMGIMPNSIYQPGPVGVVARSGTLSYEIAFGLTNAGLGQSTVIGLGGDRVVGLSFTDVLKMMEQDRGTKAVVLVGEIGGNAEEEAAKYIATMTKPVVAFIAGHSAPPGKRMGHAGAIIERGHGTFENKVQALTAAGAKVANLPWEVPELLQKML comes from the coding sequence ATGGCAATAATAATCAATAAAGATACTAAAGTTTTGGTGCAAGGAATAACTGGACGCCAAGGCAGTTTTCATACCGAGCAAATGATTCACTATGGTACCCAAATAGTGGCCGGGGTGACGCCGGGAAAATATGGACAGAGTGTTAATGGTGTTCCGGTTTACGACACAGTGACGGCGGCCGTGGAACGTCATGATGTAGATGCTACAATAATTTTCATTCCCGCACCGGGAGTTAAAGATGCTGCTTTAGAGGCAATGGATGTCGGGCTTAAAACCATGGTGATTATTACAGAGCATGTGCCGTTGCACGATGAGTTGGACATAATGGCCCAGGCTGAAAAAAAACAGGTAACCATTATTGGCCCTAATACCTTCGGCATTATTTCCCCTGGGCAATCTAAAATGGGAATTATGCCCAACAGTATTTACCAACCGGGGCCGGTGGGAGTCGTTGCCCGCAGTGGTACATTAAGTTATGAGATTGCGTTCGGCTTGACCAATGCTGGTTTGGGACAATCAACGGTAATCGGACTAGGTGGAGATCGGGTAGTTGGATTATCCTTTACTGATGTTTTAAAGATGATGGAGCAGGACCGAGGGACTAAAGCAGTGGTTCTAGTGGGGGAAATTGGCGGTAATGCAGAGGAGGAAGCGGCAAAGTATATTGCCACTATGACAAAGCCAGTGGTGGCCTTCATTGCCGGCCACAGTGCACCGCCAGGAAAGCGCATGGGGCACGCCGGAGCAATCATTGAACGGGGGCATGGCACCTTTGAAAACAAAGTGCAAGCATTGACCGCTGCTGGCGCCAAAGTAGCTAATCTTCCTTGGGAAGTACCTGAGTTGCTGCAAAAGATGTTATAA
- a CDS encoding bile acid:sodium symporter family protein produces MINRFTELFPLWAILLSIFAYLFPQVFLPFDNTITPLLGLVMFGMGITLTIENFQYVIKKPKAIIIGTILQFLLMPLLAWLIAGFMHLPTEIAIGLILVGCCPGGTASNVICYLARGDLALSITLTSISTLLATIMTPFLAWLYIGQTISVPVGAMLLDIVKIVIVPVIIGLTINSLVGQSLDKVKKFFPLLSMMAIIVIIAIIVAVNKDNITNTGVLVMVAVIIHNLLGLTAGYGLAKLLALREQDARTIAIEVGMQNSGLGVALAIKYFYSAAALPGAIFSIWHNISGSLLAAYFSKNNKEAVAKSK; encoded by the coding sequence GTGATCAACAGGTTTACCGAGCTGTTTCCCCTTTGGGCAATTTTGCTCTCCATTTTTGCTTACTTATTTCCACAAGTGTTTTTGCCCTTTGATAATACCATCACGCCACTACTGGGCTTAGTGATGTTTGGCATGGGCATAACTTTAACCATAGAAAATTTTCAATATGTGATTAAGAAACCAAAGGCCATTATAATTGGCACTATCTTGCAGTTTTTGTTGATGCCACTTTTGGCTTGGTTAATAGCGGGTTTTATGCATTTGCCTACCGAAATTGCCATTGGTTTAATACTGGTGGGGTGCTGTCCAGGCGGTACTGCTTCCAATGTTATTTGTTATTTGGCCCGCGGTGATTTAGCTTTGTCAATCACTTTGACATCAATTAGTACTTTACTGGCCACAATTATGACCCCGTTTTTGGCATGGCTTTACATTGGACAAACAATATCGGTACCGGTGGGGGCGATGTTGCTTGATATTGTAAAAATAGTAATCGTTCCAGTAATCATCGGTTTAACAATCAATAGTTTGGTGGGACAGTCTTTGGACAAGGTTAAAAAATTTTTCCCACTGCTTTCAATGATGGCTATTATTGTGATCATAGCCATTATTGTGGCTGTCAATAAAGATAATATCACCAACACTGGCGTGTTGGTGATGGTGGCGGTGATTATTCATAACCTTTTGGGATTAACAGCAGGCTACGGGCTTGCTAAATTATTGGCGTTGCGTGAACAGGATGCCCGGACAATTGCCATTGAAGTGGGGATGCAAAATTCCGGTTTGGGGGTGGCTCTGGCCATTAAATATTTTTATAGCGCTGCTGCGTTGCCGGGGGCGATATTTAGTATCTGGCATAATATTTCCGGATCCTTATTGGCAGCATATTTTTCAAAAAATAATAAAGAGGCTGTTGCAAAAAGCAAATAA
- the larC gene encoding nickel insertion protein: MIETNIDDMNPELYPVVINKLLELGALDVTITPALMKKGRPGCILQLLSPAELEHQLGQVIFEETSAIGYRIYPARRQVLKRVVIQVETCFGNVAVKIAHQASRIMNIAPEYEDCIKLAQKNNIAVKAVYNMAIKEAYRFIKQDLI, from the coding sequence GTGATTGAGACCAATATCGATGATATGAACCCCGAATTGTACCCAGTTGTAATCAATAAACTTCTTGAGTTAGGTGCTTTAGATGTAACTATCACCCCTGCTTTGATGAAAAAGGGTAGGCCCGGTTGTATCTTGCAGCTATTAAGTCCAGCAGAATTAGAGCATCAATTGGGACAAGTGATATTTGAAGAAACCAGCGCCATTGGCTACCGCATATATCCTGCTCGGCGCCAAGTGTTGAAGCGTGTCGTTATTCAAGTGGAGACTTGTTTTGGTAACGTTGCGGTAAAAATAGCTCATCAGGCTAGTCGCATCATGAATATAGCACCGGAGTATGAGGATTGTATTAAACTGGCCCAAAAAAATAACATCGCTGTAAAAGCAGTTTATAATATGGCTATTAAAGAAGCATACCGTTTTATTAAGCAGGATTTAATTTAA
- the ychF gene encoding redox-regulated ATPase YchF has translation MPLKCGIVGLPNVGKSTLFNAITQAGAESANYPFCTIDPNVGVVTVPDERLDKLTELVVPKKTIPTTFEFVDIAGLVEGASRGEGLGNKFLSHIREVDAIAHVVRCFDDDNITHVSGGVDPIRDIEVINLELVLADMESMERRQERLANKLKSRDKDAKFEYDLIQRLKDEAFNHGKAARSLEYSDEEWQVLKHFHLLTIKPVIYVTNVGEDDIAGIDDNIYVQRVKEYASQEGATVVPVSAKLESEIVELEGEEKLLFLEELGLKESGLDKLIKASYSLLGLITYFTAGVQEVRAWTITKGTKAPQAAGVIHTDFERGFIRAEVVAYEDLMAAGSMAQVRENGKLRLEGKEYVVKDGDIMHFRFNV, from the coding sequence ATGCCTTTAAAATGCGGCATTGTTGGTTTGCCTAATGTTGGTAAATCAACTCTTTTTAATGCCATCACCCAAGCTGGCGCGGAATCCGCCAACTATCCCTTTTGCACCATCGACCCTAATGTTGGTGTGGTAACGGTGCCAGACGAACGACTGGACAAGCTCACAGAATTGGTTGTACCCAAAAAGACTATACCCACCACCTTTGAATTTGTAGACATCGCCGGCTTAGTGGAAGGAGCCAGTCGCGGCGAAGGCCTAGGCAATAAGTTTTTATCCCATATTAGAGAGGTGGATGCCATCGCCCATGTTGTGCGCTGCTTTGACGATGATAATATCACCCACGTTTCCGGTGGCGTTGACCCAATCAGGGATATTGAAGTAATCAACTTGGAACTGGTGTTGGCTGACATGGAAAGCATGGAACGCCGCCAAGAACGTTTAGCCAATAAGCTGAAATCCCGGGATAAGGATGCTAAGTTTGAATACGATTTAATTCAAAGGTTAAAGGACGAAGCCTTTAACCATGGCAAAGCTGCCAGAAGTCTTGAATATAGCGATGAAGAATGGCAAGTGCTAAAACATTTCCATCTGTTAACTATTAAGCCAGTCATTTATGTTACTAATGTTGGCGAAGATGATATTGCTGGCATTGATGATAATATCTACGTCCAAAGGGTTAAAGAATATGCCTCCCAAGAGGGTGCCACTGTGGTTCCTGTTTCAGCAAAACTAGAATCAGAAATCGTAGAGTTAGAGGGGGAAGAAAAGCTGCTATTCTTGGAGGAACTGGGTTTAAAAGAATCCGGTCTAGATAAGTTAATCAAAGCCTCTTACAGCCTGCTGGGTCTAATTACTTATTTTACAGCGGGAGTACAGGAGGTTAGGGCGTGGACCATTACTAAGGGTACCAAAGCTCCCCAAGCAGCCGGTGTAATTCACACTGACTTTGAACGGGGTTTTATTAGAGCAGAAGTTGTTGCCTACGAGGATTTAATGGCCGCTGGCTCGATGGCCCAAGTGAGAGAGAACGGCAAGCTGCGCCTGGAAGGAAAAGAGTATGTGGTCAAAGATGGCGACATCATGCACTTCAGATTCAATGTCTAA
- a CDS encoding NAD(P)/FAD-dependent oxidoreductase, which produces MSETISVDIAIIGCGPAGLAAAINAKIRGKSLALLGSGFCSPKLHKAPHIDNYLGFHSISGEELRQRFMEHVAAMGIEILNNRVTMVVPQHEGFVIQAKDKVFNAKAVILATGVSVARLLPGEQEKLGLGVSYCATCDGGLYKNRIVAVLGYSEEAIEEANYLSTLCERVIFFPLFKNKFEQNYHLKDNIEVIKDSKPLSIEGDMFVSGVKLDDNSLLEVAGVFVIRDAVLPDQLIPGIEIENGAIKVNRDLTTSIPGIYAAGDNTGLPHQINKAAGEGQVAALNAVKYIDSQKK; this is translated from the coding sequence GTGAGCGAAACCATTAGCGTAGACATTGCCATTATTGGTTGTGGCCCTGCAGGGTTAGCGGCGGCAATCAATGCTAAAATCCGTGGCAAATCATTAGCCCTATTAGGTTCGGGCTTTTGTAGTCCTAAACTACATAAAGCCCCCCACATCGATAATTATCTTGGCTTTCATAGCATCAGCGGCGAAGAACTGCGTCAAAGGTTTATGGAACATGTGGCCGCCATGGGGATTGAGATTCTTAACAATCGCGTAACAATGGTTGTCCCCCAACATGAAGGATTTGTCATACAAGCTAAGGATAAAGTTTTTAACGCCAAAGCGGTGATTTTAGCCACTGGGGTAAGCGTCGCTAGGTTATTACCCGGAGAACAAGAAAAATTAGGTCTCGGGGTAAGTTATTGTGCCACCTGCGATGGCGGTCTATATAAAAACCGCATAGTGGCGGTACTGGGGTACAGCGAAGAAGCAATTGAAGAAGCTAATTATTTGTCCACCCTTTGTGAAAGGGTAATCTTTTTCCCGCTATTTAAAAATAAATTTGAACAAAACTATCACCTAAAAGATAATATTGAAGTTATTAAAGATAGCAAACCCTTATCCATAGAAGGGGATATGTTTGTGTCAGGGGTCAAACTGGATGACAACAGCTTACTGGAGGTGGCGGGCGTTTTTGTTATTCGAGATGCAGTGCTTCCAGATCAGTTAATCCCCGGTATTGAAATTGAAAACGGCGCCATCAAAGTCAATCGTGACTTGACCACCAGTATTCCAGGAATATATGCCGCTGGGGATAACACCGGACTGCCCCATCAAATCAATAAAGCAGCTGGCGAAGGTCAAGTGGCTGCCTTAAATGCCGTCAAGTATATTGACAGTCAAAAGAAATAG
- the sucC gene encoding ADP-forming succinate--CoA ligase subunit beta, whose product MKLFEHMGKELFRKYNIPVPEGKVFDNLDHLEEYVANLGAVIIKSQVLSGGRGKAGGIRFAKNPLDAKSAAEELLQTIVKGYPVKAVLVEKRLDIDQEIYLAITVDGSAKKPVIIASASGGMDIEEVAEDQIIKKYVDVHIGIQPYVGREIARRLGLQGNYLKQFASLLVNMYQLFRSYDCELVEINPLVICHDQLIAADAKVTVDDEAVFRYQPGMPMVDERSEREKKAHQLGISYVELDGDIAVMANGAGITMATLDILHHYGGKPRNFMDAGGGASTETTAKALEILLSTKPKAILANIFGGITRCNDVANAFKQVSEQLGIPVPLVIRLVGTNEQAGLDILKQQGIASFRTVHEAVAKVVELAAAGEEELTNGNNNQ is encoded by the coding sequence ATGAAACTATTTGAGCACATGGGCAAAGAATTATTTCGTAAATATAACATCCCGGTACCGGAAGGAAAGGTCTTTGATAACCTCGATCATTTAGAAGAATATGTTGCCAACCTCGGTGCAGTAATAATAAAATCTCAGGTGCTTTCTGGGGGACGGGGTAAAGCCGGTGGCATTAGATTTGCAAAAAACCCATTAGATGCTAAATCAGCCGCTGAAGAGTTATTGCAAACAATTGTTAAAGGCTATCCAGTAAAAGCAGTTCTGGTGGAAAAAAGGTTGGATATTGATCAAGAAATATATTTGGCAATCACAGTGGACGGATCAGCAAAAAAACCTGTAATTATTGCCTCGGCCAGCGGTGGTATGGACATAGAAGAGGTGGCAGAAGATCAAATTATAAAAAAATATGTGGATGTTCACATTGGCATCCAACCCTATGTTGGCAGAGAAATAGCCCGCAGACTGGGTCTGCAGGGCAATTATCTTAAACAGTTTGCCAGCTTGTTAGTTAACATGTATCAACTGTTTAGAAGTTATGATTGTGAACTGGTGGAAATTAATCCCTTGGTAATTTGCCATGATCAATTGATTGCTGCTGACGCCAAAGTGACAGTGGATGATGAAGCGGTGTTTCGTTATCAACCTGGTATGCCCATGGTGGATGAGCGCAGTGAACGGGAGAAAAAAGCACACCAACTGGGCATTTCCTATGTTGAATTGGATGGGGATATTGCTGTAATGGCCAATGGTGCTGGTATTACCATGGCGACACTGGATATTTTACACCATTATGGTGGTAAACCACGGAACTTCATGGATGCTGGCGGTGGCGCCAGTACTGAGACCACCGCTAAGGCATTGGAGATTTTACTATCAACCAAGCCAAAAGCGATATTAGCCAATATTTTTGGTGGCATTACCCGCTGCAATGATGTGGCCAATGCCTTTAAACAAGTAAGCGAACAACTGGGAATTCCAGTTCCGCTGGTAATACGATTGGTGGGTACCAATGAACAGGCCGGCCTAGATATTCTTAAGCAACAGGGAATAGCCAGTTTCCGCACGGTACATGAAGCAGTTGCTAAAGTGGTGGAATTGGCTGCTGCCGGTGAGGAGGAACTAACAAATGGCAATAATAATCAATAA
- the larB gene encoding nickel pincer cofactor biosynthesis protein LarB, whose amino-acid sequence MSKAQLRDVLLKVKQGELDVEQALASLQHYPYQELYFAKVDHHRELRCGFPEVIYCAGKTAEQVKEIFVNLATKGNNVLATRATREMYIMIKNIIPTVQYFDLPKIITLRQKTVSKVGNILVMCAGTSDLPVAEEAAITAEVLGNNVDRLYDVGVAGLHRLLNNLDQIKQAKVLVVVAGMEGALPSVVGGLVEKPIIAVPTSVGYGANFSGLAALLGMLNSCAAGVTVVNIDNGFGGGYAASLINKLGEI is encoded by the coding sequence ATGAGCAAAGCACAACTTAGAGATGTTCTATTAAAGGTTAAACAGGGAGAACTGGATGTGGAACAGGCATTGGCAAGCTTACAACATTATCCTTACCAAGAGTTGTACTTTGCCAAGGTGGATCATCACCGTGAACTGCGTTGCGGTTTCCCGGAAGTAATCTACTGTGCCGGCAAAACTGCTGAGCAGGTAAAGGAAATATTTGTAAATCTAGCCACTAAGGGCAATAACGTTTTAGCAACTAGAGCAACAAGAGAAATGTATATAATGATTAAAAATATAATTCCCACCGTACAGTACTTTGATTTACCCAAGATTATTACTCTCCGGCAGAAAACAGTATCAAAGGTGGGAAATATTCTGGTGATGTGTGCTGGAACTTCTGACTTGCCGGTGGCGGAGGAGGCAGCAATTACAGCCGAGGTTTTGGGCAATAACGTAGATAGGCTCTATGATGTTGGGGTGGCAGGTTTACATCGCCTGCTAAATAACTTAGACCAGATAAAGCAAGCTAAAGTGTTGGTGGTGGTGGCCGGTATGGAGGGTGCCCTGCCCAGCGTGGTGGGGGGGTTGGTGGAAAAACCCATTATTGCGGTGCCCACCAGTGTTGGTTATGGTGCTAATTTTAGCGGCTTAGCTGCCCTTTTAGGTATGTTAAACAGTTGTGCCGCCGGTGTCACTGTGGTAAACATAGATAATGGATTTGGCGGTGGTTACGCGGCATCATTAATAAATAAGTTGGGAGAGATTTGA
- a CDS encoding MFS transporter, whose amino-acid sequence MKENKELQKYALLAAMMASFLTPFMGSAVNLAIPAIGEEFGSGTMMLSWVVTSYILLSAAFLVPFGRLADIVGRKKIFMLGIALFSLSAILCGLAWSVNILILFRVMQGVGSSMIFGTGMAILTSVYPPQERGKILGMNVAIVYVGLSLGPVLGGALVHNLGWHSIFYFSAAVSLVALIITVAKLKGEWAGAKGENYDLMGAVLYSLGLVVFMYGISTFNTVYWAKYATVFGLVILVIFVKYEMYVQHPVLKLSLFSKNIAFAFSNLAALINYSATFAVGFLLSLYLQLVVGYNSQISGFILLSQPIIMAVLSPFAGKLSDRIEPRIVASWGMALSTLGLFVLCFINVNMPLWLLVLNLMLLGTGFALFSSPNNNAVMGSVEKKFYGVASSTLGTMRLVGQAVSMAIVTMILSFIVGNVEVSAANPELLVKATRLSFVIFTVICFAGIFASLARGNVNNLAKPH is encoded by the coding sequence ATGAAAGAAAACAAAGAACTGCAAAAATATGCACTACTAGCTGCTATGATGGCATCATTTTTAACGCCTTTCATGGGTAGCGCAGTTAACTTGGCTATTCCGGCCATTGGAGAAGAATTTGGCAGTGGCACCATGATGTTAAGCTGGGTAGTAACCAGCTATATTTTATTATCAGCGGCTTTTTTAGTGCCCTTTGGTAGACTAGCCGATATTGTTGGTCGCAAAAAGATATTTATGTTAGGCATTGCTTTATTCAGCCTATCAGCAATATTGTGTGGACTGGCTTGGTCAGTTAACATATTGATTTTATTTCGAGTAATGCAAGGTGTTGGCAGTTCAATGATCTTTGGTACCGGCATGGCAATTCTCACGTCTGTGTATCCACCCCAAGAGCGCGGGAAAATATTGGGTATGAACGTCGCAATTGTTTATGTTGGCCTGTCATTAGGTCCGGTACTTGGCGGAGCTTTGGTTCACAATCTTGGTTGGCACTCAATTTTTTATTTTAGTGCTGCCGTCAGCCTTGTGGCCTTAATAATTACAGTGGCTAAACTAAAGGGCGAATGGGCTGGCGCCAAGGGAGAAAACTATGATCTAATGGGGGCAGTGTTATATTCACTGGGGTTAGTGGTTTTCATGTACGGAATATCAACCTTTAACACAGTATACTGGGCTAAATACGCCACTGTTTTCGGGTTGGTTATACTGGTGATCTTTGTTAAATACGAAATGTATGTGCAACACCCAGTTTTAAAATTGAGTTTGTTTAGCAAAAATATTGCCTTTGCCTTTTCTAATTTAGCAGCACTAATTAATTACAGTGCCACCTTTGCAGTGGGTTTCTTACTGTCACTTTATTTACAGTTGGTGGTGGGCTATAACTCGCAAATATCAGGTTTTATTTTGCTTTCACAACCAATTATTATGGCGGTTTTATCACCCTTTGCCGGCAAATTATCTGACCGCATTGAACCGAGAATTGTGGCCTCCTGGGGCATGGCTTTATCAACGTTGGGCTTATTTGTGCTTTGCTTTATCAATGTGAATATGCCATTATGGTTGTTGGTTTTAAACCTAATGCTTTTAGGCACTGGGTTTGCACTATTTTCTTCACCGAACAACAACGCCGTTATGGGTTCAGTGGAAAAGAAATTTTATGGTGTAGCTTCGTCGACTTTGGGTACCATGAGGTTAGTGGGTCAAGCTGTCAGTATGGCCATAGTGACCATGATACTATCATTTATTGTGGGTAATGTAGAGGTAAGTGCTGCTAATCCGGAGTTGTTGGTTAAAGCCACAAGACTATCCTTCGTTATCTTCACTGTGATTTGCTTTGCCGGTATATTTGCCTCTCTGGCCAGGGGCAATGTCAATAATTTGGCTAAACCGCACTAG
- the larE gene encoding ATP-dependent sacrificial sulfur transferase LarE codes for MYRKDLENKIALLNDILLQYHNTLVAYSGGTDSVLLLAAARKALGTRKVLAVTTVSETYTEQELLRAQQIARLLGVRHLIKHSNELNIAAFKENNIDRCYYCKQHRLGLLKEMAAQRNMVVIEGSNTDDAKDYRPGMRAIKELGIESPLRQANLCKQEIRTISKKWSLPTWNTPAQSCLATRIEFGIAITVERIRRIEKAERMLIAAGLQNVRLRDHGDIARIEVNPDQLTVVLDNKTAITMELKQLGFKYVTLDLDGYVRGSMNRVIRQGGDHEQSTT; via the coding sequence ATGTACAGGAAGGATTTAGAAAATAAAATAGCACTATTGAACGACATATTATTGCAATACCACAATACCTTGGTGGCCTATTCTGGAGGCACTGATAGTGTGTTGCTGCTGGCGGCTGCTCGTAAGGCTTTGGGAACTCGAAAAGTGTTGGCAGTGACTACAGTTTCCGAAACCTACACAGAGCAGGAATTGCTACGGGCGCAACAAATCGCCAGACTACTTGGTGTTAGACATTTAATTAAACATAGTAATGAGCTAAATATTGCTGCTTTTAAAGAAAATAATATTGATCGTTGTTATTACTGTAAACAACATCGATTGGGGTTATTGAAAGAAATGGCGGCACAGAGAAACATGGTGGTCATTGAAGGATCAAATACCGATGATGCCAAAGATTATCGACCGGGTATGCGGGCGATCAAAGAACTGGGCATAGAGAGTCCTTTGCGACAAGCAAATTTATGCAAACAAGAAATTAGAACCATTTCCAAAAAATGGAGCTTACCAACTTGGAACACTCCCGCCCAATCCTGTTTGGCCACTAGAATTGAATTTGGTATTGCTATTACCGTTGAGCGCATACGACGCATTGAAAAAGCTGAAAGAATGTTGATTGCCGCTGGCTTACAGAATGTGCGGTTGAGGGACCATGGCGATATTGCCAGAATCGAAGTAAACCCTGACCAGTTGACGGTGGTACTTGATAATAAAACAGCAATCACTATGGAGTTAAAACAATTAGGCTTCAAATATGTAACACTTGATTTGGATGGTTATGTGAGGGGCAGTATGAATAGAGTTATCAGACAGGGTGGTGACCATGAGCAAAGCACAACTTAG